In Callospermophilus lateralis isolate mCalLat2 chromosome 18, mCalLat2.hap1, whole genome shotgun sequence, one DNA window encodes the following:
- the Snai3 gene encoding zinc finger protein SNAI3 isoform X3, producing the protein MPRSFLVKTHLSHRVPNYGQLETQRGDDTCSACRGPGAPPHPPNKEAAPTPRAPSSPRDSTPAIACLSLPLLPHHEESQGASGSHPQEISWMGPRAGQAPSVPLKDSLNHLNLPPLLVLPTRWPPILHPNGHRAPDKLCRAEGTPRTTGGFECGHCHKPYHTLAGLARHQQLHCHLQAGRAFTCKYCSKEYASLGALKMHIRTHTLPCVCQLCGKAFSRPWLLQGHVRTHTGEKPYSCPHCSRAFADRSNLRAHLQTHSGTKKYQCKGCAKTFSRMSLLARHEEASCSPGP; encoded by the exons GTGATGACACCTGTTCTGCCTGTCGGGGGCCGGGGGCACCGCCCCACCCCCCCAACAAGGAGGCCGCTCCCACACCCAGGGCACCTTCCAGCCCCCGGGACAGCACGCCCGCCATCGCCTGCCTCTCCCTGCCTCTCCTGCCACATCATGAGGAATCACAAGGGGCCTCAGGGTCACACCCACAGGAAATCAGCTGGATGGGCCCTCGGGCTGGCCAGGCCCCTAGCGTCCCTCTCAAAGACAGCCTGAACCACTTGAACCTGCCCCCACTGCTGGTGCTGCCCACCCGGTGGCCCCCGATCCTGCACCCAAATGGGCACAGGGCTCCAGACAAACTGTGCAGGGCTGAGGGGACTCCTCGAACTACAGGGGGCTTCGAGTGCGGCCACTGTCACAAACCCTACCACACACTGGCCGGCCTGGCCAGGCACCAGCAGCTGCACTGCCACCTGCAGGCCGGGCGCGCCTTCACCTGCAAGTACTGCAGCAAGGAGTACGCCAGCCTGGGCGCCCTCAAGATGCACATCCGCACCCACACGCTGCCCTGCGTCTGCCAGCTCTGCGGCAAGGCCTTCTCCAGGCCCTGGCTGCTCCAGGGCCACGTCCGGACCCACACGG GTGAGAAGCCCTACTCCTGCCCTCACTGTAGCAGGGCCTTTGCTGACCGCTCCAACCTTCGGGCCCATCTGCAGACACACTCTGGCACCAAGAAATACCAGTGCAAGGGTTGTGCCAAGACCTTCTCCCGCATGTCCCTTCTGGCACGGCACGAGGAAGCCAGCTGCAGTCCTGGCCCCTGA
- the Snai3 gene encoding zinc finger protein SNAI3 isoform X2 has protein sequence MPRSFLVKTHLSHRVPNYGQLETQRAGDDTCSACRGPGAPPHPPNKEAAPTPRAPSSPRDSTPAIACLSLPLLPHHEESQGASGSHPQEISWMGPRAGQAPSVPLKDSLNHLNLPPLLVLPTRWPPILHPNGHRAPDKLCRAEGTPRTTGGFECGHCHKPYHTLAGLARHQQLHCHLQAGRAFTCKYCSKEYASLGALKMHIRTHTLPCVCQLCGKAFSRPWLLQGHVRTHTGEKPYSCPHCSRAFADRSNLRAHLQTHSGTKKYQCKGCAKTFSRMSLLARHEEASCSPGP, from the exons CAGGTGATGACACCTGTTCTGCCTGTCGGGGGCCGGGGGCACCGCCCCACCCCCCCAACAAGGAGGCCGCTCCCACACCCAGGGCACCTTCCAGCCCCCGGGACAGCACGCCCGCCATCGCCTGCCTCTCCCTGCCTCTCCTGCCACATCATGAGGAATCACAAGGGGCCTCAGGGTCACACCCACAGGAAATCAGCTGGATGGGCCCTCGGGCTGGCCAGGCCCCTAGCGTCCCTCTCAAAGACAGCCTGAACCACTTGAACCTGCCCCCACTGCTGGTGCTGCCCACCCGGTGGCCCCCGATCCTGCACCCAAATGGGCACAGGGCTCCAGACAAACTGTGCAGGGCTGAGGGGACTCCTCGAACTACAGGGGGCTTCGAGTGCGGCCACTGTCACAAACCCTACCACACACTGGCCGGCCTGGCCAGGCACCAGCAGCTGCACTGCCACCTGCAGGCCGGGCGCGCCTTCACCTGCAAGTACTGCAGCAAGGAGTACGCCAGCCTGGGCGCCCTCAAGATGCACATCCGCACCCACACGCTGCCCTGCGTCTGCCAGCTCTGCGGCAAGGCCTTCTCCAGGCCCTGGCTGCTCCAGGGCCACGTCCGGACCCACACGG GTGAGAAGCCCTACTCCTGCCCTCACTGTAGCAGGGCCTTTGCTGACCGCTCCAACCTTCGGGCCCATCTGCAGACACACTCTGGCACCAAGAAATACCAGTGCAAGGGTTGTGCCAAGACCTTCTCCCGCATGTCCCTTCTGGCACGGCACGAGGAAGCCAGCTGCAGTCCTGGCCCCTGA
- the Snai3 gene encoding zinc finger protein SNAI3 isoform X1, whose translation MEMGPENDLNIQEKEMGRGCLVTQTSRIPDFLLPAEEPLCLGIELALQLDETHGKLVLNTGARARAPAEPGAAGDDTCSACRGPGAPPHPPNKEAAPTPRAPSSPRDSTPAIACLSLPLLPHHEESQGASGSHPQEISWMGPRAGQAPSVPLKDSLNHLNLPPLLVLPTRWPPILHPNGHRAPDKLCRAEGTPRTTGGFECGHCHKPYHTLAGLARHQQLHCHLQAGRAFTCKYCSKEYASLGALKMHIRTHTLPCVCQLCGKAFSRPWLLQGHVRTHTGEKPYSCPHCSRAFADRSNLRAHLQTHSGTKKYQCKGCAKTFSRMSLLARHEEASCSPGP comes from the exons ATGGAAATGGGGCCAGAGAATGATCTCAACATACAGGAAAAAGAAATGGGCAGAGGCTGTTTGGTGACTCAGACCTCAAGGATCCCAGACTTCCTCTTACCTGCAGAGGAGCCTCTGTGTTTGGGCATCGAGTTGGCATTACAACTGGACGAAACACACGGCAAGCTGGTCCTTAACACAGGAGCCAGAGCCAGAGCACCAGCCGAGCCAGGAGCAG CAGGTGATGACACCTGTTCTGCCTGTCGGGGGCCGGGGGCACCGCCCCACCCCCCCAACAAGGAGGCCGCTCCCACACCCAGGGCACCTTCCAGCCCCCGGGACAGCACGCCCGCCATCGCCTGCCTCTCCCTGCCTCTCCTGCCACATCATGAGGAATCACAAGGGGCCTCAGGGTCACACCCACAGGAAATCAGCTGGATGGGCCCTCGGGCTGGCCAGGCCCCTAGCGTCCCTCTCAAAGACAGCCTGAACCACTTGAACCTGCCCCCACTGCTGGTGCTGCCCACCCGGTGGCCCCCGATCCTGCACCCAAATGGGCACAGGGCTCCAGACAAACTGTGCAGGGCTGAGGGGACTCCTCGAACTACAGGGGGCTTCGAGTGCGGCCACTGTCACAAACCCTACCACACACTGGCCGGCCTGGCCAGGCACCAGCAGCTGCACTGCCACCTGCAGGCCGGGCGCGCCTTCACCTGCAAGTACTGCAGCAAGGAGTACGCCAGCCTGGGCGCCCTCAAGATGCACATCCGCACCCACACGCTGCCCTGCGTCTGCCAGCTCTGCGGCAAGGCCTTCTCCAGGCCCTGGCTGCTCCAGGGCCACGTCCGGACCCACACGG GTGAGAAGCCCTACTCCTGCCCTCACTGTAGCAGGGCCTTTGCTGACCGCTCCAACCTTCGGGCCCATCTGCAGACACACTCTGGCACCAAGAAATACCAGTGCAAGGGTTGTGCCAAGACCTTCTCCCGCATGTCCCTTCTGGCACGGCACGAGGAAGCCAGCTGCAGTCCTGGCCCCTGA